Proteins encoded together in one Bombyx mori chromosome 24, ASM3026992v2 window:
- the LOC101737719 gene encoding uncharacterized protein LOC101737719: MKKRRKQTTSDSEDELPLTKLCSDANSYKSLTRNSIEVCEFCDKVFKNRYKSIIHTMTHITIPLIKDSLKQCLSCKLYFPSQDDLKCHVAKKHIKIDYTSFNGGKTPLPQSQAMRLESNVKLEPFCFDNKESNGDVKLKNLKLFKDFSSYNSFDQYNNAVINNTRRNIKSRILFEDEEILSSLDSNYQENIICKEDLKSNPSTLTSVHYDELIEFGRFDCKFCNKIFYSRYDKILHDTSHISLSLEPMNKLHKCLICERYITTTMRKHILEKHQTTLKARHVKSVGKKCYICHLVYYNKERHRMTSHHKYHLSLSLSKKHNQAVKKRIIMKNEITTMKLCELCYVRGRSKSSVLKNISELNKQCCDKCKEVFFEGKLVRVRVVKSCLEGAARTNREHCKSNQDRLKNIQNRLKIKSYVK, translated from the exons atgaaGAAACGGAGGAAACAAACCACCAGCGACAGTGAGGATGAGCTGCCTCTAACTAAACTCTGTTCAGATGCGAACTCATACAAGAGCTTAACGAGGAATAGTATTGAAGTTTGTGAATTCTGTGACAAAGTGTTTAAAAATAG ATACAAAAGCATAATCCATACCATGACGCACATCACAATACCGCTAATAAAGGACTCTTTAAAGCAATGTCTGAgctgtaaattatattttccatCACAAGATGATCTGAAATGTCACGTGGCGAAGAAACATATCAAAATTGACTATACTAGTTTTAATGGTGGAAAAACGCCACTCCCACAATCTCAGGCAATGAGGTTAGAGAGTAATGTTAAATTGGAACCATTTTGTTTTGACAATAAG GAATCAAACGGTGACGTAAAACTCAAGAACTTAAAGCTGTTTAAAGATTTTAGCTCGTATAACTCCTTTGATCAATATAATAATGCTGTCATTAATAATACAAGAAGGAATATAAAGAGTAGAATACTTTTTGAG GATGAAGAAATACTATCCTCGCTAGACTCAAATTACCAGGAGAACATAATATGCAAGGAGGACTTGAAAAGTAATCCTAGTACGCTTACAAGTGTACATTATGATGAACTAATTGAATTTGGCAGATTTGActgtaaattttgtaataaaatattctatAGTAG ATATGATAAAATCCTCCACGACACAAGTCACATCTCTCTCAGTCTCGAGCCCATGAATAAGCTACACAAGTGTCTGATCTGTGAGAGATATATCACAACGACCATGAGGAAGCACATACTCGAGAAACACCAGACCACATTGAAAGCTAGACATGTAAAGAGTGTCGGCAAAAAGTGCTACATCTGCCACTTAgtgtattataataaagaaaGGCAcagaatgacgtcacaccatAAGTACCACCTCTCTCTGTCCCTGTCTAAAAAGCACAACCAAGCTGTGAAGAAGAGAATAATCATGAAGAATGAAATTACAACGATGAAACTGTGTGAATTGTGTTATGTGAGAGGGAGAAGCAAGTCtagtgttttaaaaaatatatcggaGTTGAACAAACAGTGTTGTGATAAGTGCAAGGAGGTTTTCTTTGAGGGAAAGCTGGTTAGGGTGCGCGTTGTGAAGTCTTGTTTGGAGGGAGCGGCCAGGACTAATAGGGAACACTGCAAATCGAACCAAGATCGCTTGAAGAATATACAGAATAGATTGAAAATAAAGAGTTATGTGAAATGA